A stretch of Helicobacter pylori DNA encodes these proteins:
- a CDS encoding tRNA threonylcarbamoyladenosine biosynthesis protein TsaB, which produces MELDLVLISLGDGVLLGAYQNNFLCASYTSKSKTSEALVEVFSQLFKDFKNPTLPAIKGVYYAKGPGSFTSLKLTHVFLHTLALIHNFELYSTTGFDFNDNTPILAYANKYFVSKERESLTDFKDLKIAPKDFKLPSFLEKDKFTQLNTPFYILPPI; this is translated from the coding sequence TTGGAATTGGATTTAGTGCTTATCTCTTTAGGCGATGGGGTTTTGCTTGGGGCGTATCAAAACAATTTTTTATGTGCTTCTTACACTTCCAAATCAAAAACAAGTGAAGCTTTAGTGGAAGTTTTTTCACAATTATTCAAGGATTTTAAAAACCCTACTTTACCGGCGATTAAAGGGGTTTATTACGCTAAAGGGCCAGGGAGTTTCACTAGCCTAAAGCTCACGCATGTTTTCTTACACACTTTGGCTTTAATCCATAACTTTGAACTCTATTCAACTACAGGCTTTGATTTTAACGACAACACGCCCATTTTGGCGTATGCCAATAAATACTTTGTTTCAAAAGAAAGGGAAAGCTTGACCGATTTTAAAGATTTGAAAATTGCGCCAAAAGATTTCAAGTTGCCCTCTTTTTTAGAGAAAGACAAATTCACCCAATTGAACACGCCGTTTTACATTTTGCCTCCTATTTAG
- the lpxC gene encoding UDP-3-O-acyl-N-acetylglucosamine deacetylase, whose protein sequence is MKQTTINHSVELVGIGLHKGVPVKLVLEPLEENQGIVFYRSDLGVKLPLKPENIVDTKMATVLGKDNARISTIEHLLSAIHAYGIDNLKISVDNEEIPIMDGSALTYCMLLDEAGIKELDAPKKVMEIKQAVEIREGDKFVKIEPDSQLSLNFTIDFNHPVIAKQAHHFVFSKTAYKEQVAKARTFGFLQEVNYLRSIGLAKGGSLNNCIVLDENSILNKEGLRCEKEFVCHKILDAMGDLMVLGMPVMGKYTSFSGSHKLNSMLVKAILADAKNYEVLIAIDPAKEFALQKAFA, encoded by the coding sequence ATGAAACAAACAACCATTAACCACTCTGTGGAATTAGTAGGGATAGGCTTGCATAAGGGCGTTCCTGTGAAGCTTGTTTTAGAACCCTTAGAAGAAAATCAAGGCATCGTTTTTTACCGCTCTGATTTAGGCGTGAAGCTCCCCTTAAAACCTGAAAACATCGTGGATACCAAAATGGCAACCGTGTTGGGTAAAGATAACGCTAGAATTTCTACGATTGAGCATTTGCTTTCAGCTATCCATGCGTATGGTATTGACAATCTTAAGATCTCTGTGGATAACGAAGAAATCCCTATCATGGATGGGAGTGCTTTGACTTATTGCATGCTTTTAGATGAAGCAGGGATTAAAGAATTAGACGCTCCTAAAAAAGTGATGGAAATCAAGCAGGCCGTTGAGATTAGAGAGGGCGATAAATTTGTTAAAATTGAGCCAGACAGCCAACTTTCTTTGAATTTCACGATTGATTTTAACCATCCGGTTATCGCTAAGCAAGCCCACCATTTTGTCTTTAGTAAAACCGCTTATAAAGAGCAAGTCGCTAAAGCCCGCACCTTTGGGTTTTTGCAAGAAGTGAATTACTTGCGCTCCATTGGTTTGGCGAAAGGGGGGAGTTTGAATAATTGCATCGTGCTGGATGAAAACAGCATTTTGAATAAAGAGGGTTTGAGGTGCGAAAAGGAGTTTGTGTGCCACAAGATTTTAGACGCTATGGGGGATCTGATGGTTTTAGGCATGCCTGTGATGGGCAAATACACTTCTTTTTCAGGCAGCCACAAGCTCAATTCCATGCTGGTTAAAGCCATTTTAGCAGACGCTAAAAATTATGAAGTTTTGATCGCTATAGATCCGGCTAAAGAATTTGCGTTGCAAAAGGCTTTCGCTTAA